The Streptomyces avermitilis MA-4680 = NBRC 14893 genome contains a region encoding:
- a CDS encoding ABC transporter ATP-binding protein: MAEGAVVDVPAVRVRGLWKRFGEQIAVAGVDLELPAGRFVGLVGPNGAGKTTTLSMVTGLLRPDQGAVEVVGHDVWQDPVAVKARIGVLPEGLRLFERLSGRELLGYTGRLRGLPGVEVDKRAAQLLDVLDLAGAQHKLVVDYSTGMRKKIGLAAALLHNPEVLFLDEPFEGVDPVSAQTIRGVLERYTASGATVVFSSHVMELVESLCDWVAVMAAGRIRAHGPLAEVRGSAPSLQQAFLELVGANGRAAATDLDWLGGGAR; the protein is encoded by the coding sequence ATGGCTGAGGGAGCAGTGGTGGATGTGCCCGCCGTACGCGTGCGGGGGCTCTGGAAGCGGTTCGGGGAGCAGATCGCCGTCGCGGGAGTCGATCTGGAACTGCCCGCGGGCCGGTTCGTCGGCCTCGTCGGGCCGAACGGGGCCGGGAAGACCACCACCCTGTCCATGGTCACCGGGCTGCTCCGCCCCGACCAGGGCGCCGTCGAGGTCGTCGGCCACGACGTGTGGCAGGACCCGGTGGCGGTGAAGGCCCGGATCGGCGTACTGCCCGAGGGACTCCGGCTCTTCGAGCGGCTCTCCGGACGTGAACTCCTCGGCTACACGGGCAGACTGCGCGGCCTGCCCGGCGTCGAGGTCGACAAACGGGCCGCCCAGCTCCTCGACGTCCTCGACCTCGCGGGCGCCCAGCACAAACTCGTCGTCGACTACTCGACCGGTATGCGCAAGAAGATCGGACTGGCCGCGGCCCTCCTCCACAACCCCGAAGTCCTCTTCCTCGACGAGCCGTTCGAAGGCGTCGACCCGGTCTCCGCGCAGACCATCCGCGGCGTCCTCGAGCGCTACACCGCCTCCGGCGCCACGGTCGTCTTCTCCTCCCACGTCATGGAGCTGGTCGAATCGCTGTGTGACTGGGTGGCCGTCATGGCCGCGGGGCGCATCCGCGCACACGGCCCGCTCGCGGAAGTCCGCGGCAGCGCCCCCTCGCTCCAGCAGGCGTTCCTGGAACTGGTCGGCGCGAACGGCCGCGCCGCCGCCACCGACCTCGACTGGCTGGGCGGCGGCGCCCGGTGA
- a CDS encoding enoyl-CoA hydratase family protein: MTLIGITRARGIATLALDSPGNRNALSADLVTELADALTACGKDPDVRAVVLTHSGNTFSAGADLRQPPDPAAFVGLLRGIVELPKPVVARVTGHVRAGGLGLLGACDIAAGGPGTSFAFTEVRIGVAPAVISMPLLPRLEPGAARRYYLTGERFGAAEAVRIGLLTASGDDVDETLAPILDGLRAAAPGALAETKALVTARVLESFDRDTAALTALSARLFATAEAREGMTAFLERRDPAWAL; encoded by the coding sequence ATGACTCTGATCGGCATCACGCGCGCGCGGGGCATCGCGACCCTCGCCCTGGACTCGCCCGGCAACCGCAACGCGCTCTCGGCCGACCTGGTCACCGAACTCGCCGACGCCCTCACCGCGTGCGGCAAGGACCCCGACGTACGCGCCGTCGTCCTCACGCACTCCGGGAACACCTTCAGCGCGGGCGCGGACCTCAGGCAGCCGCCCGACCCGGCGGCCTTCGTGGGGCTGCTGCGGGGGATCGTGGAGCTGCCGAAGCCGGTCGTCGCGCGCGTGACGGGCCATGTACGGGCGGGCGGGCTCGGCCTGCTGGGCGCCTGCGACATCGCGGCCGGCGGGCCCGGGACGTCCTTCGCGTTCACGGAGGTCCGCATCGGGGTCGCGCCCGCCGTCATCTCCATGCCGCTGCTGCCGCGCCTCGAGCCGGGGGCCGCCCGCCGCTACTACCTCACGGGGGAGCGCTTCGGCGCGGCGGAGGCCGTACGCATCGGGCTGCTGACGGCGTCCGGCGACGACGTGGACGAGACCCTGGCACCGATCCTGGACGGGCTGCGGGCGGCCGCCCCGGGAGCCCTGGCCGAGACGAAGGCACTGGTCACGGCTAGGGTGCTGGAATCCTTCGACCGGGACACCGCGGCACTGACCGCGCTCTCCGCACGGCTGTTCGCCACTGCCGAGGCCCGCGAGGGGATGACGGCCTTCCTCGAACGACGGGACCCCGCATGGGCGCTGTGA
- a CDS encoding TetR/AcrR family transcriptional regulator: MGAVNTADRVPKQDRSRATRQRLLEAAVACLAEHGWAGSTVSVVAERAGVSRGAAQHHFPTREDLFTAAVEYVAEERSTALRVLFPEGAADRRAVVSALVDLYTGPLFRAALHLWVAASNEDQLRPRVTELEARVGRETHRIAVDLLGADESRPGVRETVQGLLDMARGLGLANLLTDDASRRDRVVTQWAALLEETLG, translated from the coding sequence ATGGGCGCTGTGAACACGGCCGACCGTGTTCCCAAGCAGGACCGCAGCCGGGCCACCCGGCAGCGCCTCCTCGAAGCCGCCGTGGCCTGCCTCGCCGAACACGGCTGGGCGGGCTCCACGGTCTCCGTCGTGGCCGAGCGCGCGGGCGTGTCACGGGGCGCCGCCCAGCACCACTTCCCGACCCGCGAGGACCTCTTCACGGCGGCGGTCGAGTACGTCGCCGAAGAGCGCTCCACGGCGCTCCGGGTGCTCTTCCCGGAGGGCGCCGCCGACCGCCGCGCCGTGGTCTCCGCGCTCGTCGACCTGTACACGGGGCCCCTGTTCCGAGCCGCCCTGCACCTGTGGGTGGCCGCGTCGAACGAGGACCAGCTCCGGCCCCGGGTCACCGAGCTGGAGGCCCGCGTCGGCCGCGAGACCCATCGCATCGCCGTCGACCTGCTGGGCGCCGACGAATCCCGGCCGGGCGTACGGGAGACGGTGCAGGGCCTGCTGGACATGGCCCGCGGCCTCGGCCTCGCCAACCTCCTCACGGACGACGCGAGCCGCCGGGACCGGGTGGTGACGCAGTGGGCGGCACTGCTGGAGGAGACGCTCGGCTGA
- a CDS encoding metal-dependent transcriptional regulator: MSGLIDTTEMYLRTILELEEEGVVPMRARIAERLDQSGPTVSQTVARMERDGLVAVASDRHLELTEEGRRLATRVMRKHRLAECLLVDVIGLEWEQVHAEACRWEHVMSEAVERRVLELLRHPTESPYGNPIPGLEELGEKDGADPFLDEGMVSLAELDPGADGKTVVVRRIGEPIQTDAQLMYTLRRAGVQPGSVVSVTESPGGVLVGSGGEAAELEADVASHVFVAKR; the protein is encoded by the coding sequence ATGTCCGGACTGATCGACACCACGGAGATGTATCTCCGCACCATCCTCGAGCTGGAGGAGGAAGGCGTGGTCCCCATGCGCGCCCGCATCGCCGAGCGGCTCGACCAGAGCGGGCCGACGGTGAGCCAGACCGTGGCGCGGATGGAGCGCGACGGCCTGGTGGCGGTGGCCAGCGACCGCCACCTGGAGCTCACGGAGGAGGGCAGGCGGCTCGCCACGCGCGTGATGCGCAAGCACCGCCTCGCGGAGTGTCTCCTCGTCGACGTGATCGGTCTGGAGTGGGAGCAGGTGCACGCCGAGGCGTGTCGCTGGGAGCACGTGATGAGCGAGGCGGTCGAGCGCCGCGTCCTGGAGCTGCTGCGCCACCCGACCGAGTCGCCGTACGGGAACCCGATCCCGGGCCTGGAGGAGCTGGGCGAGAAGGACGGCGCGGACCCGTTCCTCGACGAGGGCATGGTGTCGCTGGCCGAGCTGGACCCGGGCGCGGACGGCAAGACCGTGGTCGTGCGGCGCATCGGCGAGCCGATCCAGACGGACGCGCAGCTGATGTACACGCTGCGGCGGGCGGGCGTGCAGCCCGGCTCCGTGGTCAGCGTGACGGAGTCGCCGGGCGGCGTCCTCGTGGGCAGCGGCGGCGAGGCGGCCGAGCTGGAGGCGGACGTGGCCTCCCACGTCTTCGTCGCGAAGCGCTGA
- a CDS encoding bifunctional DNA primase/polymerase, which yields MEETIAGPQAAQIPKQRGESLQDTAVRYAEERHWDVFAGTWLEAVEGVPRCSCGDAACAVPGAHPAREDWATQATGSATVARRMWAKQPTASILLPTGRTFDAIDVPETAGFLALARMERMELTLGPVTCTPDRRMQFFVLPGAAVKIPDLVRRLGWPPASLDLVALGEGMYVAAPPTRYGSRGAVQWACRPTPANRWLPDAEELISPLAYACGRER from the coding sequence GTGGAAGAGACCATCGCGGGGCCTCAGGCCGCCCAAATCCCGAAGCAGCGCGGCGAATCGCTGCAGGACACCGCCGTCCGCTACGCCGAGGAACGCCACTGGGACGTGTTCGCCGGGACCTGGCTGGAAGCCGTCGAGGGGGTGCCGCGCTGCTCGTGCGGGGACGCCGCGTGCGCCGTGCCCGGCGCGCACCCGGCGCGCGAGGACTGGGCCACGCAGGCGACGGGCAGCGCGACCGTCGCGCGCCGTATGTGGGCGAAGCAGCCGACCGCGTCGATCCTGCTGCCCACCGGGCGCACGTTCGACGCGATCGACGTGCCGGAGACCGCCGGCTTCCTCGCGCTCGCGCGCATGGAACGCATGGAGCTGACGCTCGGCCCGGTCACCTGCACACCGGACCGGCGCATGCAGTTCTTCGTGCTCCCCGGGGCCGCCGTGAAGATCCCCGACCTGGTCCGCAGGCTGGGCTGGCCGCCCGCCTCCCTCGACCTCGTCGCGCTCGGCGAGGGCATGTACGTGGCCGCCCCGCCCACCCGTTACGGCTCCCGGGGTGCCGTCCAGTGGGCCTGCCGACCGACGCCCGCGAACCGCTGGCTGCCGGATGCGGAGGAGTTGATCTCGCCCCTCGCGTACGCGTGCGGACGGGAACGATAG
- a CDS encoding citrate synthase 2 gives MSDFVPGLEGVIAFETEIAEPDKEGGALRYRGVDIEDLVGHVSFGNVWGLLVDGAFNPGLPPAEPFPIPVHSGDIRVDVQSALAMLAPVWGLKPLLDIDAEQARHDLARAAVMALSYVAQSARGQGLPMVPQSEIDKAHSVVERFMIRWRGEPDPKHVAAVDAYWTSAAEHGMNASTFTARVIASTGADVAAALSGAVGAMSGPLHGGAPSRVLGMIEEIERTGDAEAYVKKALDKGERLMGFGHRVYRAEDPRARVLRRTARELGAPRFEIAEALEKAALEELHNRRPDRVLATNVEFWAAIMLDFAEVPAHMFTSMFTCARTAGWSAHILEQKRTGRLVRPSARYVGPGSRGPQEIEGYEDIAR, from the coding sequence ATGTCCGACTTCGTACCCGGACTCGAAGGAGTCATCGCGTTCGAGACGGAGATCGCCGAACCGGACAAGGAGGGCGGCGCACTCCGGTACCGGGGCGTCGACATCGAGGATCTGGTCGGCCACGTCTCCTTCGGCAACGTCTGGGGGCTGCTCGTCGACGGCGCCTTCAACCCCGGCCTGCCGCCCGCCGAACCGTTCCCCATCCCCGTGCACTCCGGCGACATCCGTGTCGACGTCCAGTCCGCGCTCGCCATGCTCGCCCCCGTCTGGGGCCTGAAACCGCTGCTCGACATCGACGCCGAGCAGGCCCGCCACGACCTCGCCCGCGCCGCCGTCATGGCCCTGTCCTACGTCGCCCAGTCCGCCCGCGGCCAGGGCCTGCCCATGGTCCCGCAGAGCGAGATCGACAAGGCGCACTCCGTCGTCGAACGGTTCATGATCCGCTGGCGGGGCGAGCCGGACCCCAAGCACGTGGCGGCCGTCGACGCGTACTGGACGTCGGCCGCCGAGCACGGCATGAACGCCTCCACCTTCACCGCGCGTGTGATCGCCTCGACGGGCGCGGACGTCGCCGCCGCCCTCTCCGGGGCCGTCGGCGCCATGTCCGGACCGCTGCACGGCGGTGCGCCCTCCCGGGTCCTCGGCATGATCGAGGAGATCGAACGGACGGGAGACGCCGAGGCGTATGTGAAGAAGGCTCTGGACAAGGGCGAACGCCTCATGGGTTTCGGCCACCGCGTCTACCGCGCCGAGGACCCGCGTGCGCGGGTGCTCCGCCGCACCGCCCGCGAGCTGGGCGCCCCGCGCTTCGAGATCGCCGAGGCGCTGGAGAAGGCGGCCCTGGAGGAGCTCCACAACCGCCGCCCCGACCGCGTCCTCGCCACCAACGTGGAGTTCTGGGCGGCGATCATGCTCGACTTCGCCGAGGTGCCGGCGCACATGTTCACCTCGATGTTCACCTGCGCCCGCACGGCCGGCTGGTCGGCGCACATCCTGGAGCAGAAGCGCACGGGCCGGCTCGTACGCCCGTCCGCACGCTATGTGGGCCCCGGTTCGCGCGGCCCCCAGGAGATCGAGGGCTACGAGGACATCGCGCGCTGA
- a CDS encoding PAS domain-containing protein, whose protein sequence is MSASRRSGTTDELGPDGPDPERDGPDGADLLAALLDGMDAALCAFDADGVVTHWNREAERILGWTAAEAVGRRGFAGWAVRTADAEDVEARLMTAMQAPGRQVHEFALLTKDGGRVLVRTQSAAVHGPDGKPAGVYCAFSEVHTQIDLERSIALSEALFEDASWGVVLVDADLRPAVVNAHAARALGTGRTTVLGRPLGDLLSQGVEELESALTHVLAEGAPPAPAEMWVSVRTAEGEKRRCWRSGFLRLASPLAEEPVPLGVGWLFQDITEAKQTEQEAALLRFRTNQLHRAARAAAECEDPGEAATVHLDFSLAGFADHALIDRVAGGPVADGDRDGDGPPVRLVRAADTPSGAPGPSLLVGKAELPVWYAEGHPALQCVERAGSVRASAGVSDAERAREWAISRQWPGDAVHALCAVLRSRGRTLGVVTFLRGAGRSQFERADAVYAEDVAVRIAAALDLAGLAGLAGPAGER, encoded by the coding sequence GTGAGTGCTTCCCGGCGTAGTGGGACCACCGACGAGCTGGGGCCCGACGGGCCCGATCCCGAGCGGGACGGGCCCGACGGGGCGGACCTGCTTGCCGCGCTCCTGGACGGGATGGACGCGGCGTTGTGCGCGTTCGATGCCGACGGCGTCGTGACGCACTGGAACCGGGAGGCCGAGCGGATCCTCGGCTGGACCGCCGCCGAGGCCGTGGGGCGCCGGGGGTTCGCCGGCTGGGCCGTACGGACCGCCGACGCCGAGGACGTCGAGGCGCGGCTGATGACCGCCATGCAGGCCCCCGGCCGTCAGGTGCACGAGTTCGCGCTGCTCACCAAGGACGGCGGCCGGGTGCTCGTACGGACCCAGTCCGCGGCCGTGCACGGGCCCGACGGGAAGCCGGCCGGGGTGTACTGCGCCTTCAGTGAGGTGCACACCCAGATCGACCTCGAGCGGTCCATCGCCCTGAGTGAGGCGCTGTTCGAGGACGCGAGCTGGGGTGTCGTGCTCGTCGACGCCGACCTGCGGCCCGCGGTGGTCAACGCGCATGCCGCGCGGGCGCTGGGCACCGGGCGCACGACGGTGCTCGGGCGGCCGCTGGGCGACCTGCTCTCCCAGGGGGTCGAGGAGCTGGAGAGCGCCCTGACCCATGTGCTCGCCGAAGGGGCGCCGCCCGCGCCCGCCGAGATGTGGGTGAGCGTGCGGACCGCCGAGGGCGAGAAGCGGCGGTGCTGGCGCAGCGGGTTCCTGCGGCTCGCCTCGCCGCTCGCCGAGGAGCCCGTACCCCTGGGTGTCGGCTGGCTCTTCCAGGACATCACCGAGGCCAAGCAGACCGAGCAGGAGGCGGCGCTGCTGCGCTTCCGCACCAACCAGCTGCACCGGGCCGCGCGGGCCGCCGCCGAGTGCGAGGACCCGGGGGAGGCGGCCACCGTCCATCTGGACTTCTCGCTCGCCGGGTTCGCGGACCACGCGTTGATCGACCGGGTGGCCGGGGGCCCGGTGGCGGACGGCGACAGGGACGGGGACGGACCGCCGGTGCGGCTCGTACGGGCCGCCGACACGCCCTCGGGGGCGCCCGGACCGAGCCTGCTCGTCGGGAAGGCGGAGCTGCCCGTGTGGTACGCGGAGGGGCATCCGGCGTTGCAGTGCGTGGAGCGGGCCGGGTCCGTGCGGGCCAGCGCGGGGGTGTCCGACGCGGAGCGGGCGCGGGAGTGGGCCATCTCGCGGCAGTGGCCCGGGGACGCGGTGCACGCGCTGTGCGCGGTGCTGCGCAGCCGGGGGCGGACGCTCGGGGTGGTGACGTTTCTGCGGGGGGCCGGGCGGAGCCAGTTCGAGCGGGCCGACGCGGTGTACGCGGAGGACGTGGCGGTACGGATCGCCGCCGCGTTGGACCTGGCCGGGCTGGCCGGGCTGGCCGGGCCGGCGGGGGAGCGGTAG
- a CDS encoding isopenicillin N synthase family dioxygenase — protein sequence MTNTATTPSYQRYQQLPIIDLSAADRGPQARALLHAQLHSAAHDVGFFQLVGHGVTQAETDELLRAMHAFFALPEADRLAIDNVNSPHFRGYTRTGDERTGGSRDWRDQLDIGAERPVRTPGPGEPAYWWLEGPNQWPAALPELRTAALAWIDKLSAVAQRLLHELLTAIGAPAGFYDPVFGEHAHPHLKLVRYPGSAGDGADQGVGAHKDYGFLTLLLQDQVGGLQVQREDGLFHEVPPLPGAFVVNLGELLEVATNGYLLATNHRVVSPPGATERFSVPFFYNPRLDARVEPLPFPHASTAPGVTDDPANPLFAEYGLNELKGKLRAHPLVAARHHAELLTPA from the coding sequence ATGACGAACACGGCGACAACCCCGTCGTACCAGCGCTACCAGCAGCTCCCGATCATCGACCTCTCCGCGGCCGACCGAGGCCCGCAGGCCCGCGCGCTGCTCCACGCGCAGCTGCACAGCGCCGCCCATGACGTGGGCTTCTTCCAGCTCGTCGGGCACGGGGTCACCCAGGCCGAGACCGACGAGCTGCTGCGCGCCATGCACGCATTCTTCGCGCTGCCCGAAGCCGACCGGCTGGCGATCGACAACGTCAACTCGCCCCACTTCCGCGGCTACACGCGCACCGGCGACGAGCGCACCGGCGGCAGCCGCGACTGGCGCGACCAGCTCGACATAGGCGCCGAGCGGCCCGTACGGACACCCGGCCCCGGCGAGCCCGCGTACTGGTGGCTGGAGGGCCCGAACCAGTGGCCCGCCGCCCTGCCCGAGCTGCGCACGGCGGCCCTGGCCTGGATCGACAAGCTGAGCGCCGTCGCCCAGCGGCTCCTGCACGAGCTGCTCACCGCCATCGGCGCGCCCGCCGGCTTCTACGACCCGGTCTTCGGCGAGCACGCCCACCCGCATCTGAAGCTGGTGCGGTATCCGGGCAGCGCGGGCGACGGCGCCGACCAGGGCGTCGGCGCGCACAAGGACTACGGCTTCCTGACCCTGCTGCTCCAGGACCAGGTCGGCGGGCTCCAGGTGCAGCGCGAGGACGGGCTGTTCCACGAGGTGCCGCCGCTGCCGGGGGCCTTCGTGGTCAACCTGGGCGAGCTGCTGGAGGTCGCCACCAACGGCTATCTGCTCGCGACGAACCACCGGGTCGTGAGCCCGCCCGGCGCCACCGAGCGGTTCTCCGTGCCCTTCTTCTACAACCCCCGGCTGGACGCGCGGGTCGAGCCGCTGCCCTTCCCGCACGCCTCCACCGCGCCCGGAGTCACCGACGACCCCGCCAACCCGCTGTTCGCGGAGTACGGGCTCAACGAACTGAAGGGCAAGCTGCGCGCCCACCCGCTGGTCGCCGCCCGCCATCACGCGGAGCTGCTCACCCCCGCATGA
- a CDS encoding alpha/beta fold hydrolase: MVRRIDVTGAGGVRLAAWEFADPPKNGESERTPGVLLLHGLMGRASHWASTARWLSERHRAVALDQRGHGQSGKPPEAAYTREAYVEDAEAALEQLGLAPTVLIGHAMGALTAWQLAAKRPDLVCGLIICDMRASALGAASQREWEDWFKAWPVPFATLADVRKWFGEDDPWVERPNPSRGEFYAEVMHESDDGWRPVFEPEQMLKSRQTWVYDAHWEELAQVRCPALVVRGLDGELGRAESQEMVRVLPYGQYAEVAEAGHLVHYDQPEAWRAAIEPFLDGVLAP, translated from the coding sequence ATGGTGCGGCGCATCGATGTGACCGGTGCGGGCGGCGTACGCCTCGCGGCCTGGGAGTTCGCCGATCCTCCCAAGAACGGGGAGAGCGAGCGAACGCCGGGCGTGCTGTTACTGCACGGCCTGATGGGCCGAGCATCACACTGGGCGTCGACCGCCCGCTGGCTCTCCGAGCGGCACCGGGCCGTCGCCCTCGACCAGCGAGGCCACGGCCAGAGCGGGAAGCCGCCAGAGGCGGCCTACACCCGTGAGGCCTACGTCGAGGACGCGGAGGCCGCCCTGGAACAGCTGGGTCTCGCCCCGACCGTCCTCATCGGTCACGCCATGGGCGCCCTGACCGCCTGGCAGCTCGCCGCCAAGCGCCCCGACCTGGTCTGCGGTCTGATCATCTGCGACATGCGGGCGTCCGCGCTCGGTGCCGCCTCCCAGCGCGAGTGGGAGGACTGGTTCAAGGCCTGGCCCGTCCCCTTCGCCACGCTGGCCGACGTACGCAAGTGGTTCGGCGAGGACGACCCCTGGGTGGAGCGTCCGAACCCGTCGCGCGGCGAGTTCTACGCCGAGGTGATGCACGAGTCCGACGACGGCTGGCGTCCCGTCTTCGAACCGGAGCAGATGCTGAAGTCCCGCCAGACCTGGGTGTACGACGCGCACTGGGAGGAGCTGGCACAGGTCCGCTGCCCGGCGCTGGTGGTCCGGGGCCTGGACGGCGAGCTGGGCCGGGCCGAGTCCCAGGAGATGGTGCGGGTGCTGCCGTACGGGCAGTACGCGGAGGTGGCCGAGGCGGGCCACCTCGTGCACTACGACCAGCCGGAGGCGTGGCGCGCAGCGATCGAGCCGTTCCTGGACGGAGTCCTGGCGCCTTGA
- a CDS encoding SIS domain-containing protein, producing the protein MSESKLAEQFLDAAIGLLQRVRDEDAEPIAAAGTLIADTVADGGRLFAFGAGHSSLAAQDLVYRAGGLALMNLLAVPGVVGVDVMPATLGSALERVDGLASAVLDSSPVRSGDVLVIISLSGRNALPVEMSMNARALGVKVIGVTSVAYASQTRSRHVSGTYLKDHCDIVLDSRIAVGDAELTLDTIEAPFAPASTVVTTALLQAVMATAAGTLADRGIEPPLLRSGNVDGGHDWNDRVMREYGDRIFYRR; encoded by the coding sequence ATGAGCGAGAGCAAGCTGGCCGAGCAGTTCCTCGACGCCGCGATCGGCCTGCTCCAGCGCGTGCGGGACGAGGACGCCGAGCCCATCGCGGCCGCCGGCACCCTCATCGCCGACACGGTCGCCGACGGGGGCCGCCTGTTCGCCTTCGGCGCCGGGCACTCCTCCCTCGCCGCGCAGGACCTCGTCTACCGCGCGGGCGGCCTGGCCCTGATGAACCTTCTCGCCGTCCCCGGCGTCGTCGGCGTCGATGTCATGCCGGCCACCCTGGGCTCCGCCCTGGAGCGCGTCGACGGCCTCGCGAGCGCCGTCCTCGACTCGAGCCCGGTCCGCTCCGGCGACGTACTGGTGATCATCTCGCTCTCCGGCCGCAACGCCCTCCCTGTGGAAATGTCGATGAACGCCCGTGCGCTCGGGGTCAAGGTCATCGGCGTGACCTCCGTGGCCTACGCCTCGCAGACCAGGTCACGCCACGTCTCCGGCACGTATCTGAAGGACCACTGCGACATCGTCCTCGACTCGAGGATCGCGGTGGGCGACGCGGAGCTCACCCTGGACACGATCGAGGCCCCCTTCGCCCCCGCGTCGACGGTCGTCACGACGGCTCTGCTCCAGGCGGTCATGGCCACGGCCGCGGGCACGCTGGCCGACCGCGGCATCGAACCCCCGCTCCTGCGGTCGGGCAACGTGGACGGCGGCCACGACTGGAACGACCGGGTGATGCGCGAGTACGGCGACAGGATCTTCTACCGCCGCTGA
- the pdxH gene encoding pyridoxamine 5'-phosphate oxidase — protein sequence MTDRDPIHDPAAMREHYRLEGLDETELAAHPMDQFTRWFAQAAQAAAQGVVYEPNAMVVSTADADGRPSSRTVLMKQYDEQGFVFYTNYDSRKARDLAANPYVSLLFPWHPMARQVVVTGLARRTGRDETAAYFRTRPHGSQLGAWASAQSSVIFSRAELDAAYEQLGVRYPEGEQVPVPPNWGGFRIAPQTVEFWQGRWNRLHDRLRYVAEPDGSWRVERLSP from the coding sequence GTGACCGACCGTGACCCTATCCACGACCCCGCGGCGATGCGTGAGCACTACCGGCTGGAGGGACTCGACGAGACCGAGCTGGCCGCGCACCCGATGGATCAGTTCACCCGCTGGTTCGCGCAGGCCGCGCAGGCCGCCGCACAGGGGGTGGTGTACGAGCCGAACGCGATGGTCGTCTCCACCGCGGACGCCGACGGCCGGCCCAGTTCGCGCACGGTGCTGATGAAGCAGTACGACGAGCAGGGCTTCGTCTTCTACACCAACTACGACTCACGCAAGGCGCGCGACCTGGCCGCCAACCCGTACGTCTCGCTGCTCTTCCCCTGGCATCCGATGGCCCGCCAGGTGGTCGTCACGGGCCTCGCGCGCCGGACCGGGCGCGACGAGACGGCCGCCTACTTCCGCACCCGGCCGCACGGCTCCCAGCTCGGCGCCTGGGCCAGCGCCCAGTCCTCGGTGATCTTCTCCCGCGCCGAGCTCGACGCGGCGTACGAGCAGTTGGGCGTCCGCTACCCCGAGGGCGAGCAGGTCCCGGTCCCGCCGAACTGGGGCGGCTTCCGCATCGCCCCGCAGACGGTCGAGTTCTGGCAGGGCCGCTGGAACCGCCTCCACGACCGCCTGCGCTACGTGGCCGAGCCGGACGGATCCTGGCGGGTGGAGCGACTCAGCCCCTGA